TGGTTTCTATACCTTGTTTCATTGTAAGTTTAAATAAAACAACAATGCCTATGATGAGAAAAATACCAAAGACCAAAAACCAAACATGATAAAGAGATAATAGTATAACTCCAAAAATAATCTGTATAATAGATGTAGGAATGCTCAATAGCATTTTGGAGAATGATTTTTGTAAATTCTGTGTATCAAAAAAACGATTGATAAGCTCAGGAAGATGATAATTGTTTACCGAATAGAGGTCTATATCGGGTAATTTTTTAGCGATTTTGAAAGTATAGTCCACAAATATCTTTTGTTGGATTTTCTCTATAATCATCATTACCTTTATTTGAAAGTAGCCAGTCAGCCAAGTGCCTAACACTACAAACGCAATCAGTAGATAGATAGAGGTAACCATAGTAGCTCCGAAGGCATAGCTAATAATGGCTTGTATGCCTAGAGGAATACTCAAATATACCAGTCCGCTAAGGATACCATATAAATAAATATTGACAATATCTTTCCTTTCTAGCTTTATTAGGTTGAGTAATAGTTCGTTTAGTTTTTTATTCATAAACTACTTTATTTATTTTTAATAAAAATTAAAGGCTCATTTATAAAAAAACATCCTAAAAATAATAATTCGGATGTTTTTGTTTGTTATTTATTTTATCTAAAAATTAAGTGGCTAATATATGTCTTAGCCAATAAATTACCAAATAAATAATTAGAATTTAGAAGTCTCTTAAAGATCTGATAGATTAAACTTGTTATACACAAGCGTTATTCTGCGAATCCATTCTTTAGGCTGGGTAGAATAACCGTTGTTAGCAATGGTTTTTACCCAAAGAGAGAAGTCGTTTTTACCTTTTAAGTCTGAATAGTATTTTTTTCGCGTTAGCATTTTACAAAAGGCATCAAAGCTCTCCTCTTTAGAACTGAATTGTTTGTACTTAGAGGCTTTCTGATGATTTTTACCTACAATCCCAAAATGGTTGTTGAGTTGCTTTGAGTTTTTGCAACTACCACCACCAGTTTCTACAAATGCGATGGACATAATTACAGAGGCAGGAATTTCATACTTTTTTGATAACTCAGTTACCAAGTTTTTGTTGCTTTTAATGTACTGATGTGTAGCTTGTGCTTTCACAGGAAATGAGAATAGACACAGTAATACACCAACAATAATAGTTCTAATATAAGAAGTGTGTTGTTTCATAATTATAAATAATTTGTGGGCAAATTTACAAATCAAAATTATAAGAGGGTGATTTTTAACAAAAAATAACATTTTTAGATTAGAGAAAAAGTTTATGATTTTTAGTGAAAATATTCTTATTTTAAGTTGTGTAGCGATTAAAAAAAAGCATTACTTTAGCGGCGTTTTTTTAAAGAAAAATTCACCTTGAAATCAAACAAAAATTATAGAGTTTTTAGATTAGTTTTTTCAAGTTTTGTAATCTATTTGTCGGCTTCGGTAGTTATGAAAATCACAGGTTTTCATTGGCAGCCTTTGGATAATATAAACTTGGTTTCGGAGTTGTTCCGTTCTGAAAAAACAACAGAGCGTGTGGGACAAAAGGAAGTCCATCATTCGCCGGCGGCCACTCCGCAAATACAAGAAGTGAATTTGGATTTGTATCAAAAGCCAGATTTAATTACTAATTTTTTAGCCAACTCTCCTCAACCAGCACTCCCAAAGTTTGTGGAAAAATTGGAGAAACTGAAGAAACAAAAGAAAGGCAAAGTAAGAATTGCGTTCTTTGGGGATAGTATGATAGAGGGAGATCTAATGACACAGACTTTAAGGAGGCTTCTACAAACCGAGTTCGGAGGTAAAGGTGTAGGCTTTGTGCCAATGTACTCCAATGTTGCAGGGTTCAGAACAACGGCAATGGTGTCTGGAAAAGGCTGGAAAGACACTCATTTTATGATTAAAGGAGCGGATAACCTCTACTTATCGGGGCATAGGTTCGAAGGATTAGGTACGGGTTCCTACGAGGATAAAACAATACAAAGTACCGATGTAGTAACCAAGGCGTTGCTATTTGGGAAAATAAATGATGCTGCTATAGTTGCCAACGGTACTCCATTAGTGTTGTCTGGAATAGATAAGGTCAATCGTATAGTGCTTTCTAATGATAACAATAGTAGAGTATCGGTACAGTCTAAAACAAGTTCTTTGCCTTTATTCGGGGTTAGTTTTGAGTCCGAAAATGGTGTTTTTGTAGATAACTTCTCGTTTAGAGGGATTACTGGGGTTGAGCTTGGGAAGATAGATAAGGAAATATATAATGCCGTTCAGAAGAATAATCCTTATGATTTGGTAATTCTTCAATATGGAGTGAATTTAATGTTCCGCCCAAAGGATACCAATTATGAATATTACGAGAAAATGATGTCGCCTGTATTAGAAAAACTGAAAAAAGAGATGCCTAATACCGAGTTTCTGTTAATAGGTAGTGCCGACAGAGCGTTTAGGTATAATGGGGAGTACAAAACAGCGGTGGGATTGCCTAACTTGCTGAAACTTCAGGCAGAACTCGCTTTAAAGTACAATATGGCTTTCTATAATAATTTTGCGACTATGGGGGGCGAAAATAGTATTGTTAAGTGGGCTAATGCCACACCACCGCTGGCAAACAAAGATTATATACACCCTAATGCTAAAGGTGCAGAAGTATTGGGACAAAAGCTATATGATGCCATTATAAAAGATTATCAAAAAAATAGAAAAAGGGATAAATAATGAATGTAGAACAGTTTTTAGCGTCCTTTGATTGGGCTGCTTTTGGGAATCAATTTTTATACGATAGTAAAAATCCGCTCCTGTTTAATAATGGGTTTTTCGTTTACTTTTTCTCATTATTTATACTCTTGTTCTTTGCTCTAAGGCATCAGCATCAAGCAAGGCGTTATGTATTTTGTTTGTTTTCTTTATACTTTTTCTATAAAGCCAGTGGTTGGTTTGTAGGGTTGGTTATTTTGTCTGCTATTGTAGATTTTTTCTTGTCTAATGCTATTTACAAAGCGAAACAGAAGTCGGCTAAAACAGGTTTACTTGTTCTTAGTATTATATTCAATTTAGGAATGTTGTTTTACTTTAAGTACACCAATTTCTTTATTAGTATTTCTAATGAATGGCTTAATACAGACTTTAATCCGCTGAATATTTTGCTTCCCATAGGGATTTCTTTTTATACTTTTGAAAACCTTAGTTATACCATAGATGTTTATAGAGGCGATTTTAAACCAGCCTCCAAATTTTCGGATTACCTTTTGTTTTTGGCATTTTTCCCAAAACTGATGATGGGACCTATTGTAAGAGCTCACGATTTTGTACCACAAATCAACGAGCCTTATGTAATTTCCGAGAAAGACTTTGCTAAAGGCTTTTATTTGATTATTTCTGGATTGATAAAAAAACTAATCATTTCAGATTTTATCACGCTAAATTTTGTAGATTATGTCTTTGATAATCCTGCACTGCATACAGGGTTAGAAAACCTTTTTGCGGTCTATGGTTACGCTATGGTTATCTATTGTGATTTTAGCGGATATAGTGATATTGCCATAGGAATAGCCTTGTGGCTAGGCTTTAAGATACCACCGAATTTCCTATCGCCTTATCAAAGTAAAAATATTACAGAGTTCTGGAGACGTTGGCATATGTCCCTTTCCTCTTGGCTTAAAGATTATCTTTATATCCCGTTGGGTGGTAATCGTAAGTTTTCCGTAGCATCGTTTCTATTTGTTTCGTTGTTTTTGGTAGGAGTCTTTCTAATGGGGGTGAATTTATTCCACTTATCTTATGCTTATTCCGGTGGATTATCCGCAGCGATGTTACTCATCTTTTTGTTGCCTGCACTCATTACTCGAGATTCTAAGGGTATTGCGGCTAACTTTAATCTATTGACCACAATGCTTTTAGGGGGATTTTGGCACGGAGCGAGTTGGAACTTTATTATCTGGGGAGCCATTCACGGAGTAGGTTTGGGTATTCATAAAATATGGATGTTACTTACAGGCAAAGCTCTTAAAAAGGTTAATAATACCTTTATCTATAAGGTAATTATGGGGCTGGTAACTTTCCATTTTGTGTGTTTTGGTTGGGTGTTTTTTAAGGCGGAAGACTTTGAAATCGCAAAGGCGATGTTATCCCAAATCTTCTATAATTTTGATGTTTCTGTCTTTATGCCTTTCTATGAAAATTATCAAGAAGTGCTTTGGATGATTGGCTTTGCAATGCTCATTCATCTAATACCTGATGGGTTGGTAGATAAGTTGCTAGACAAGCCCAAAACAATTCCTTTGGTGTTTTATATAATGGTGTTTTTCTGCTTTCTGTTGCTTTATGGCTTTTTTAAATCCTCGGAGCAGGTAATGCCGATTTATTTACAATTTTAAAGACAGAAAATGAGTAAAAATAAAAATCGTTTTTTATACCTTTTGTGTGCTATTTCAATATGGTTTGGGGCAAACGCCCAAATAACCAATGCTGAAAATTTAGAACCTTTTGTAACCAAACTAAAACGAAACGAAGCCGTAACACAGATTTTATTTATCGGTGATTCGCATATACAAGCCGATTGGCTCACAGGATACCTTCGTAATAAATTTCAAGAAGAATATGGCAATGCAGGGCGAGGTCTGGTGTTTCCCTATGCGGTAGCTAATTCTAATGGACCAGAAGATATATCGGCGTACAGTAATACAACTTGGGAGAACTTTAGATTGGTTTATGAACAAGATATTTTTCCGAAAATGGGAGCTTCAGGATTTGTGATTGGGAATAAAGTTCCTTCCATTTTGGAAATAAATCTCGGCCCCGAAGATACATTCACTAAGGTAGTTATTTTCAATGATAGTATAATGAAGGGAGAGCCTTTTGAACTAATGAAATCTAACGAAAGTTTAAAAGGTTTTATAAAAAAGGATAAAAAAGTATTCTCTTATATTGTAAAAGCAGAGGATACATTTCCAGAGATAGCTTCTAAATTCTATACCACCACCACAAGGTTAAATCAGCTCAATCAATCCAAAAAGCCTATTGCTAATCAGCCCTATTCTGTGGAACAAGTAGAGATTAGCTATGACTTTTCCTTTGAAAACCAGTTAAAAAGTTTATCAAAGTCTACCTTTTGTGAACTAAATACAGTCGTGAATTTGTCTGAACCAAATACTCGCCTTTTGTTGAAAACGAATGCTAAAAATGGTAATGTTTTCTATGGCTTTCAATTTTTGAATAACAATACCAAAGGGGTTGTATTTAATACGGTAGGCGTTAATGGAGCTACCTATGCTGATTTTTTAAAATATCCGTTACAGTTGCAACAGTTAAAGTCGATTCAACCAGATATTGCGATTATAGCTTTGGGTACTAATGAGTCTTTAGGAGCTATAGGTGAGGAAGAGTTTAAGCGAAATGCAATAAATCTTATTTCCGAGCTAAGAAAAGACACGCAGCTCCCAATCTTGTTAATATCACCACCAGACAATAAACTGAAAGGTGATAAAGCAGAACTTATCACTAAGTGGATTGTTCAAGTTGCTACTCAAGAAAAAGTAGCGTTTTACGATTTGAATAAAGCGTTGGGCGGAAGAGGCTATTTTCAAAAAGCACTGAACAATAAAGATGCTAATAAAGACGGCGTACACTTTTTGAAGGCGGGTTACGAAAAGCAAGCACAAAAGATTTACGCAGCTTTAAAAGCATTGTTTTAGAGTTAATCTTTAATATAAACTCTTTTCACTCGTCTAGAAATAGAGGTGAGTACTTCGTAAGGTATCGTTTGTGAATACATTGCGAAGTCTTCTAGAGAAGGCTTTTCGTGGAAGATAATCACCTCGTCGCCCTCTTTGGCAGGGAGGTCAGAAATATCCACCATCATCATATCCATACAAACACTGCCTACAATAGGGCATAAAGTGTTTTTAATACCAATGTAGCCCACGCCATTGCTTAACAGGCGAGGGACGCCGTCTGCATAACCAACAGGTATGGTGGCTATCCTTGTATTTTTAGAGGCTTTATAGCGTCTGCCGTAGCTTACACTATCGTTAGGTTGGATTTCTGAAATTTGAGAAATAACAGATTTGAATGCCACTACAGGATTTAATAAAGGCTGAATTTCGGGCGAAGCGGAAATGCCCATCATACCGATGCCAATTCTTACCATATCCATTTGATAATCTGTGTAGTTGGTAATTCCTGCCGAATTGAGGATATGCCTTAGTGGTTTATAGTTTAAGTCCTTGATGATGTTTTGTGAAAGTCTATCAAATTTTTGGCACTGTCCTAGAGTATAGTCTTTTTCCTGAGGAATGTCAGAACTAGAAAGATGGCTGAAAATACTTTCTACCTTTACATTCATTTGGTTTAAGTATTCTTTTAATTGGTCTATCTCATCTTCTTTAAAACCAAGACGATGCATGCCTGTTTCTAGTTTGATGTGAATAGGATACCTTCCCTCGTAACCGTTTTGTTTTAGCTGCTTATGAAATAGTTCTAAAACTCTGAAGCTGTATATATTAGGCTCTAGATTATATTCTATAATGGTATTATAACTATGTTGTTCTGGATTCATTACCACGATGGGAATCGTAATTCCGTTTTTACGAAGCTCTACACCTTCGTCTGCAACGGCAACGCCTAAATAATCTATGTGGTGATGTTGTAGAAACTCTGCTATTTCGTGACCACCTAGTCCGTAAGAGTAAGCTTTAACCATTGCCATAATTTTAGTTTCGGGCTTTAGCAATGATTTGTGAACATTGATGTTATGGAGTAGGTTGTTTAGATTGACCTCTAGTATCGTATCGTGCTTTTGTAGTTCTAGATAAGTTTTTACTTGTTCTATTTCAAACTTTCTTGCTCCTTTGAGGAGGATAAGCTCATTTTCTAAATCTTTAAAATCTTGATTGTTAAATAATTCATTAGTAGTATTAAAACTAAAACTTTCAGTATTTAGAAACTGTTGATACTGACTAATTTCCTCACCAATTAAGAAAACTTTATTAAAGTTTTGCTCATTGATAAGACTTGCGACTTCTTGGTATAGATTGTCTGCGTCTGATTTTTCTGTAAAATCAGTGATGATTAAAGATTTCTTTGGTTTTTGGTAACTTTTAATAAATTCAAAAGCGATTTTGAGAGAGTCTAAATCTAGATTAAAAGAATCGTTGATGATGAGGTTATTTTTAATGCCATTAACGCTTTCTAGCCTCATTTCCACCGCTTTTAGATTGTTAATTTTTTCTATCATTTTCTCTGTAGAGAATCCCAACAGATGCATCACGGCTATGATGGCTAAAACGTTGGATAAAGTTGCCTCGTCTCTTTGCTGAGCTGGGAAAGAGAAAGATTTATCAAAGCATTGAACAGTAATGGGTTGTTGTCGGTCCTTCCAATTAGAAGAAATGTAGATATTGTTATCCTTATTAAATCCGTATGATATTAAATTTTTACTTGAATATAGTGTGTTTATTTTATTACTAACTAGAGTATTATCGCCATTAAATATGATGCTTTCAGAATCTTTAAAAAGACTTATTTTCTCGTCTACGAGATGCTCTTCAGATTTAAAATTAGAAATATGAGCCGAGCCAATATGAGTTAAAACGCCTATTTTAGGAGAAAAGATGCTTTCTAGAGTTTTCATTTCATTGGGTTCGGAAATTCCCACTTCAAAAATCCCTACTTTGTGTTCTGGTTTTATATTTAGGAGAGATAAAGGCAGACCAATTTGAGAGTTAAAACTCTTTGGGCTTTTAACGCATCTAATGTCTTCGGATAGGCATTGGTAGAGCCATTCTTTAACGATGGTTTTGCCGTTGCTACCTGTAATCCCGATGGTTTGTATATTGTGAGATTTAAGATGTAGATGGGCTAATTTTTGTAAAAATTTTACGGTGTCATCTACAATGAGCCACGAGAGATGTTCGTTATCCAAAGTTTTATGTTCAGAAACAATGAGGTCTATGCCCTTTTCTATCGCAGAAGCAATATATTTTTCGCCGTTATTTTTTTTTGTTTTAATGGCTACGAATCCTGTGTTTTTAGGAGAATAGATAATGCGGCTATCAAAGGCAAAATGTTTAATAATTTTGTTGCCATCACCAATAAGTTTTGCTCCTGTGATTTCGGCAATTTGCTTCGCAGTGTAGTTCATAAGCTGTTAGGATTTCTTATTTAAAAACTCATCTACAAAAACGCGTCTGCTTACGGCTTCGTAGCTTTCAGTTTCACCTAGTTCTACTAAATCTTGACTAGTAGAAGTTCTCATAGAGTAATTAGCAAGGTTGCCTGTTCTTTTACAGATGGCGTGTACTTTAGTAACATATTCTGCTGTTGCCATAAGATAGGGCATAGGTCCAAAAGGTCTGCCTTTAAAATCCATATCAAGCCCCGCAATTACTACCCTAACTCCGTTGTTTGCTAGTTGGTTGGCTACTTCCACGATGCCTTGGTCAAAAAACTGAGCTTCATCTATACCTACCACATCACAATTAGAACCTAGTAATAAGATTTCGTTAGGCGTATCCACCGCTGTACTTCTTATTTTATTTCTGTTATGGGAAACCACATCTTCCTCGGAATATCGGGTATCTAGTTTAGGTTTAAAAATCTCCACATTAAGTCCTGCCATCTCTGCCCTACGAAGCCTACGAATGAGTTCTTCGGTCTTTCCAGAAAACATAGAACCGCAGATGACCTCCATCCATCCACTTTGTTTTGCGTGATTGATTGTATTTTCTAAAAACATTTGTTATTTTAGCCGTAAAAATAAAGCACCCCAAAATTAAGGATTTTTTAATAACGAAACATTATGGTAAACTTCAATTATACGGAAGAAAAAGTGTGGGAAGAATGTAAAGCCTTGTTAGATAATCTATCAGCAATAAATAATTCCGAAGATTTTTTAGAAAAAGAAAACTTAGTATCTTCTCTCTATGAGAATCTTATTTTTCTTAAAAAACTTAAAGATTATGAGGTAGAATTAAGTTTAAATGAGGTTAATAAAATTGATGATAATCAAGAGGAAAAAACTATTTTTGAAGAGTTGCCTGTTATAGAAGATAAAACTAATCATCATACAGAAATAGAGGAGTTACACGAAGTAGAGTTAGAAATAAAAACACCAGCTTCTACTGAAGTTGTAGAAGAATTAAAATTTGAATTTGCTAATGCCAAGGAAGAAGAACTTGAAGTATTGGAGTTAAAGCCAATGCAAGAAGAGCCAGTGGAAGAGGTAGAGACACAAAGTACAGAAGAGCAACAAGAGGAAAATCAAGAAACAGCAGAGGAAATATCCGAAGAACAAGATAAAAAAATAAAGTTAGCACATATTAAGGGGCTTTCGGTACAGTCTCTATTTGATGAAGAAACTATTACAGAACCCAAACAAGAAGCTGTGGTTTCAGAAGAAGTAGAACCTTTGGTAACACCGAGTAAACCTAGACAAGATTTTAAACTTGATTTTAACGACCGATTGGCTTTCCTAAAGGTATTATTTGATAATAGCCAAGTGGATATGAACGAAGTCATCAAAAAGTTGAATTCTTTTGATAATATAGAACAAGCTAGAGAATACCTTAGTGATGTTTACTACGAAAGAAATTGGGGTAAGGTAGATGAGTATGCTCAGAGGTTGTGGGCATTGGTAGAGAATAAATTTTTGTAGTGTATGTCAGGTACTTTATATTTTGTTCCTACGCCTGTTGGGAATTTGGAGGACATGACTTTTAGGGCAATTAAAACACTCAAAGAGATAGACTATATCCTCTGCGAAGACACCCGAACTTCGGGAGTGTTGCTGAAACATTACGAGATAGCCAAACCACTAAAATCCTACCATTTACACAACGAACATCAAGCGACTGATAAAGTGATACAAGACTTACAAAATGGCGTGAATATCGCTTTGATAACGGATGCGGGAACGCCAGGTATATCAGACCCAGGCTATCTTTTAGCAAAAGCCTGTGCTGACAATGATATAGAAATGATTTGTCTGCCAGGAGCAACAGCACTTGTCCCCGCTTTGGTAGTGTCTGGTTTGCCTAATAATGAATTTGTATTCGCGGGTTTTCTTCCACCTAAAAAAGGAAGGCAAACTAAACTCAAGCAATTAGCAGAGGAAAAAAGAACAGTAGTATTGTACGAAAGTCCACATAAAATTAACACCACATTAGAACAGATTAAAACCTTTTTTGGTGAACATACGAGGGTAAGCCTCAGTAGAGAAATTTCCAAAAAATTCGAGGAAACTAAAAGAGGCAGTATAGACGAACTAATTGCATTCTCTCAATCTAAAACTTTAAAGGGAGAAATCGTTTTAGTGATTAATAATAGCATTTAGAAAAATATCATTACTTTTGACTAGAAACAAAAAATAAAATTATATATGAGATTATTAGAAGGAAAAGTAGCCCTTATTACAGGAGCTACCAGAGGTATAGGAAAAGGCATTGCTGAGATTTTCGCAGCACAAGGAGCACAGGTAGCATTCACTTATGCAGGGTCTGTGGATAAGGCACAAGCCCTAGAGGCAGAACTTAATAAGACAACCAAAGCTAAGGCTTACCAAAGTGATGCTTCGGATTACGAAGGTTCTCAAAAGCTCGTAGAAGAAGTTTTAGCAGAATTTGGTAAAATAGATATTTTGGTTAATAATGCAGGGATTACCAAAGACAACCTAATGTTGCGTATGTCCAAAGAAGATTGGGATACCATTATCAAGGTTAATTTAGACTCGGTATTCAACCTAACGAAAGCTGTTATCAAACCAATGATGAAAGCAAGAGGAGGCTCTATCATCAATATGACTTCCGTGGTGGGTATCAAAGGAAATGCAGGTCAGGCGAATTATGCAGCCTCTAAAGCTGGAGTAATCGGATTTACTAAATCTATTGCGTTAGAGTTAGGCTCTAGAAATATCCGTTGCAACGCTATCGCTCCAGGTTTTATAGAAACAGAAATGACGGCAGCGTTAGACGAAAAAACAGTGCAAGGCTGGAGAGAAACCATTCCGTTGAAAAGAGGAGGTCAGCCAGAAGATGTGGCTAATGCGTGCGTATTTCTAGGCAGCGAGTTATCTAGTTATGTTACAGGGCAGGTGCTTAATGTAGATGGCGGAATGCTTACTTAGAAAGTTATTTTGTAAATAAATTTTGGGCGTGCCCCTCTCCTTAGCTTTACCCTAGGCTAGGGTCGGTCTTCGGGCAGTCGCTATTTTACGATAAAGGTTCGGAGCGAAGCCCCGAACCTTTATCGTAAAATGAGCTCCCACAATGCCCTTCGCCCTCACGCAAAAAAAGTGAAATTATAGTTAATTAGAAGTGATAATTATTATATTTGTGGGTGAAAGTGTTTGATATATTTTGGTTTATGAAGTTTATTATACTATTATTCACAATACTTAGTTGTACTTCGCCAAGTAAATTTGAGCAGTCGGTAATTGGAGAATACGCCTCACCTAAGAATGGTTATTTCAATAAAGTGAGGTATGGTAGTTTTGTGCTAGACCTTAATCTCGAGCTGAAACAAGATGGCACTTATATATTAACTTCGTGTGCTCAAATTACCACAGGAAAATGGAGGCAAGAAGGTAATTTTATCCTTTTAGAATGTTTAGATAGAAAATTCATTATAGATAGTGTGAACCATAACGAAGCCTACGCTAAAGGAAAAATCTGTAACGATATAGAAAAATATGAAATTAAAGATTTTGGTTTGTACAAGGAGGAATTGGTGGGTAATAGACTAGTTAAGTTTGTATTGCTCAAAAAATAGACGTAGAAGAAACTTGGGATATATTTAAAGTAAAAAGGGCTATCTTA
The genomic region above belongs to Riemerella anatipestifer and contains:
- a CDS encoding MBOAT family O-acyltransferase: MNVEQFLASFDWAAFGNQFLYDSKNPLLFNNGFFVYFFSLFILLFFALRHQHQARRYVFCLFSLYFFYKASGWFVGLVILSAIVDFFLSNAIYKAKQKSAKTGLLVLSIIFNLGMLFYFKYTNFFISISNEWLNTDFNPLNILLPIGISFYTFENLSYTIDVYRGDFKPASKFSDYLLFLAFFPKLMMGPIVRAHDFVPQINEPYVISEKDFAKGFYLIISGLIKKLIISDFITLNFVDYVFDNPALHTGLENLFAVYGYAMVIYCDFSGYSDIAIGIALWLGFKIPPNFLSPYQSKNITEFWRRWHMSLSSWLKDYLYIPLGGNRKFSVASFLFVSLFLVGVFLMGVNLFHLSYAYSGGLSAAMLLIFLLPALITRDSKGIAANFNLLTTMLLGGFWHGASWNFIIWGAIHGVGLGIHKIWMLLTGKALKKVNNTFIYKVIMGLVTFHFVCFGWVFFKAEDFEIAKAMLSQIFYNFDVSVFMPFYENYQEVLWMIGFAMLIHLIPDGLVDKLLDKPKTIPLVFYIMVFFCFLLLYGFFKSSEQVMPIYLQF
- a CDS encoding bifunctional UDP-N-acetylmuramoyl-tripeptide:D-alanyl-D-alanine ligase/alanine racemase, giving the protein MNYTAKQIAEITGAKLIGDGNKIIKHFAFDSRIIYSPKNTGFVAIKTKKNNGEKYIASAIEKGIDLIVSEHKTLDNEHLSWLIVDDTVKFLQKLAHLHLKSHNIQTIGITGSNGKTIVKEWLYQCLSEDIRCVKSPKSFNSQIGLPLSLLNIKPEHKVGIFEVGISEPNEMKTLESIFSPKIGVLTHIGSAHISNFKSEEHLVDEKISLFKDSESIIFNGDNTLVSNKINTLYSSKNLISYGFNKDNNIYISSNWKDRQQPITVQCFDKSFSFPAQQRDEATLSNVLAIIAVMHLLGFSTEKMIEKINNLKAVEMRLESVNGIKNNLIINDSFNLDLDSLKIAFEFIKSYQKPKKSLIITDFTEKSDADNLYQEVASLINEQNFNKVFLIGEEISQYQQFLNTESFSFNTTNELFNNQDFKDLENELILLKGARKFEIEQVKTYLELQKHDTILEVNLNNLLHNINVHKSLLKPETKIMAMVKAYSYGLGGHEIAEFLQHHHIDYLGVAVADEGVELRKNGITIPIVVMNPEQHSYNTIIEYNLEPNIYSFRVLELFHKQLKQNGYEGRYPIHIKLETGMHRLGFKEDEIDQLKEYLNQMNVKVESIFSHLSSSDIPQEKDYTLGQCQKFDRLSQNIIKDLNYKPLRHILNSAGITNYTDYQMDMVRIGIGMMGISASPEIQPLLNPVVAFKSVISQISEIQPNDSVSYGRRYKASKNTRIATIPVGYADGVPRLLSNGVGYIGIKNTLCPIVGSVCMDMMMVDISDLPAKEGDEVIIFHEKPSLEDFAMYSQTIPYEVLTSISRRVKRVYIKD
- a CDS encoding thymidine kinase produces the protein MFLENTINHAKQSGWMEVICGSMFSGKTEELIRRLRRAEMAGLNVEIFKPKLDTRYSEEDVVSHNRNKIRSTAVDTPNEILLLGSNCDVVGIDEAQFFDQGIVEVANQLANNGVRVVIAGLDMDFKGRPFGPMPYLMATAEYVTKVHAICKRTGNLANYSMRTSTSQDLVELGETESYEAVSRRVFVDEFLNKKS
- a CDS encoding glucosaminidase domain-containing protein, which encodes MKQHTSYIRTIIVGVLLCLFSFPVKAQATHQYIKSNKNLVTELSKKYEIPASVIMSIAFVETGGGSCKNSKQLNNHFGIVGKNHQKASKYKQFSSKEESFDAFCKMLTRKKYYSDLKGKNDFSLWVKTIANNGYSTQPKEWIRRITLVYNKFNLSDL
- the fabG gene encoding 3-oxoacyl-[acyl-carrier-protein] reductase — protein: MRLLEGKVALITGATRGIGKGIAEIFAAQGAQVAFTYAGSVDKAQALEAELNKTTKAKAYQSDASDYEGSQKLVEEVLAEFGKIDILVNNAGITKDNLMLRMSKEDWDTIIKVNLDSVFNLTKAVIKPMMKARGGSIINMTSVVGIKGNAGQANYAASKAGVIGFTKSIALELGSRNIRCNAIAPGFIETEMTAALDEKTVQGWRETIPLKRGGQPEDVANACVFLGSELSSYVTGQVLNVDGGMLT
- a CDS encoding GDSL-type esterase/lipase family protein, coding for MSKNKNRFLYLLCAISIWFGANAQITNAENLEPFVTKLKRNEAVTQILFIGDSHIQADWLTGYLRNKFQEEYGNAGRGLVFPYAVANSNGPEDISAYSNTTWENFRLVYEQDIFPKMGASGFVIGNKVPSILEINLGPEDTFTKVVIFNDSIMKGEPFELMKSNESLKGFIKKDKKVFSYIVKAEDTFPEIASKFYTTTTRLNQLNQSKKPIANQPYSVEQVEISYDFSFENQLKSLSKSTFCELNTVVNLSEPNTRLLLKTNAKNGNVFYGFQFLNNNTKGVVFNTVGVNGATYADFLKYPLQLQQLKSIQPDIAIIALGTNESLGAIGEEEFKRNAINLISELRKDTQLPILLISPPDNKLKGDKAELITKWIVQVATQEKVAFYDLNKALGGRGYFQKALNNKDANKDGVHFLKAGYEKQAQKIYAALKALF
- the rsmI gene encoding 16S rRNA (cytidine(1402)-2'-O)-methyltransferase, which gives rise to MSGTLYFVPTPVGNLEDMTFRAIKTLKEIDYILCEDTRTSGVLLKHYEIAKPLKSYHLHNEHQATDKVIQDLQNGVNIALITDAGTPGISDPGYLLAKACADNDIEMICLPGATALVPALVVSGLPNNEFVFAGFLPPKKGRQTKLKQLAEEKRTVVLYESPHKINTTLEQIKTFFGEHTRVSLSREISKKFEETKRGSIDELIAFSQSKTLKGEIVLVINNSI